Proteins encoded together in one Paracidovorax wautersii window:
- a CDS encoding bifunctional 3-phosphoshikimate 1-carboxyvinyltransferase/cytidylate kinase, producing the protein MYDTAFLDLPPLASAGGEVLLPGSKSISNRVLLLAALSEGTTTIHDLLDSDDTRVMLTALRELGCQVTPAQATPGQPVQITGIDGALPNNARVQLFLGNAGTAMRPLTAALAVLGGSFEMTGVPRMYERPIGDLVDALRQLGCHIDYLGNPGFPPLRIGQPDSSQLSDAPITVRGDVSSQFLTSLLMALPLLATERDIHIEVVGELISKPYIHITLELLARFGIAVRNEGWQRFVIPAGSRYRSPSTIHVEADASSASYFIALGAIAASAEGQNGIKILGVGLDSIQGDIRFTEAAQAMGAAITGGPNWLHIRRGTWPLKAIDLDCNHIPDAAMTLAVMALYAEGTTTLRNIASWRVKETDRIAAMATELRKLGATVEEGADYLRVTPPAGPGGWRIGSIHTYDDHRVAMCFSLAAFNPAGLPVRIEDPKCVAKTFPDYFEALFSVAHTATASVPVICIDGPTASGKGTVAAAVARRLGYRFLDSGAMYRITALAAARAGLAIDAQHEPQIAALARTLPVRFEDGRIWLGQDDVTDAIRTEEAGMNASRVSALPSVREALVALQHGFRRLPGLVADGRDMGTVIFPEAPLKVYLTASAACRAERRHKQLISKGISANIADLRADLEARDARDSSRSVAPLKPAEDALVLDNSTLTVDEAVEQVVAWWLERQPFAT; encoded by the coding sequence CCGCCGCTGGCTTCCGCCGGCGGAGAGGTTCTGCTGCCTGGCTCCAAGAGCATCTCCAACCGCGTGCTGCTGCTGGCCGCGCTGAGCGAAGGCACGACCACCATCCACGATCTGCTGGACTCTGACGACACGCGCGTCATGCTCACCGCGCTGCGCGAACTGGGCTGCCAGGTCACGCCCGCCCAGGCCACACCGGGCCAACCCGTGCAGATCACCGGCATCGATGGTGCCCTGCCCAACAATGCGCGCGTGCAATTGTTCCTCGGCAATGCCGGTACCGCCATGCGCCCGCTGACGGCGGCCCTGGCCGTGTTGGGCGGCAGCTTCGAGATGACCGGCGTGCCGCGGATGTACGAGCGCCCCATCGGCGACCTGGTGGACGCCCTGCGGCAGCTGGGCTGCCACATCGACTACCTGGGCAACCCCGGTTTTCCGCCGCTGCGGATCGGCCAGCCCGACTCCAGCCAGCTGAGCGATGCGCCCATCACCGTACGCGGCGATGTTTCCAGCCAGTTCCTGACCTCGCTGCTGATGGCCCTGCCCCTGCTGGCGACGGAACGCGACATTCATATCGAGGTGGTGGGCGAGCTGATCTCCAAGCCCTACATCCACATCACGCTGGAGCTGCTGGCCCGCTTCGGCATCGCTGTGCGCAACGAAGGCTGGCAGCGCTTCGTGATTCCGGCCGGCAGCCGCTACCGCTCGCCCAGCACGATCCATGTCGAGGCCGACGCCTCGTCCGCTAGCTATTTCATAGCGCTTGGCGCAATTGCAGCAAGCGCCGAAGGCCAAAATGGCATCAAAATCCTGGGCGTGGGCCTGGATTCGATCCAGGGCGACATCCGCTTCACGGAAGCCGCCCAGGCCATGGGCGCCGCCATCACCGGCGGGCCCAACTGGCTGCACATCCGGCGCGGCACGTGGCCGCTCAAGGCCATCGACCTGGACTGCAACCACATCCCAGACGCCGCCATGACGCTGGCCGTCATGGCGCTGTACGCCGAAGGGACGACCACGCTGCGCAACATCGCCAGCTGGCGGGTCAAGGAGACCGACCGCATCGCCGCTATGGCGACCGAGCTGCGCAAGCTTGGTGCCACCGTGGAGGAAGGCGCAGACTACCTCCGCGTCACACCGCCCGCCGGCCCGGGCGGCTGGCGCATCGGCAGCATCCACACCTACGACGACCACCGCGTGGCCATGTGCTTCTCGCTGGCGGCCTTCAACCCGGCGGGCCTGCCTGTGCGCATCGAAGACCCGAAGTGCGTCGCCAAGACCTTTCCGGACTACTTCGAGGCGCTGTTCAGCGTCGCCCACACGGCGACCGCGTCCGTGCCCGTGATTTGCATCGACGGTCCCACCGCCTCGGGCAAGGGCACGGTAGCGGCTGCGGTCGCCCGCCGCCTGGGCTACCGCTTCCTCGACTCCGGTGCCATGTACCGCATCACCGCGCTCGCTGCAGCGCGCGCCGGGCTGGCGATCGATGCGCAACACGAACCGCAGATCGCAGCCCTCGCCCGCACCCTGCCCGTGCGCTTCGAGGACGGCCGCATCTGGCTGGGCCAGGACGACGTGACCGATGCCATCCGTACCGAAGAGGCCGGCATGAACGCCTCCCGCGTCTCGGCCCTGCCCTCGGTGCGCGAGGCGCTGGTGGCGCTGCAGCACGGCTTCCGGCGCCTGCCGGGCCTCGTCGCTGACGGGCGCGATATGGGCACGGTGATCTTCCCGGAAGCCCCGCTCAAGGTCTATCTGACCGCCAGCGCCGCCTGCCGCGCGGAGCGCCGGCATAAACAATTGATTTCAAAGGGAATTTCGGCTAACATAGCCGACCTTCGCGCCGACCTAGAGGCGCGCGACGCACGGGACAGTTCTCGCAGCGTGGCGCCCTTGAAGCCTGCCGAAGATGCTTTGGTGCTGGACAACTCCACGCTCACGGTCGATGAGGCCGTTGAACAAGTGGTTGCCTGGTGGCTGGAGCGCCAGCCTTTCGCTACCTGA
- the rpsA gene encoding 30S ribosomal protein S1 produces MSESFAALFEESLTRTEMRPGEVITAEVVRVEHNFVVVNAGLKSEAYVPLEEFKNDKGEVEVQVGDFVSVAIGSIENGYGDTILSRDTAKRLASWLALEKALESGEFVTGTTSGKVKGGLTVLVNGIRAFLPGSLIDTRPIKDLTPYENKTLEFKVIKLDRKRNNVVLSRRAVVEASMGEERAKLMETLKEGSIVQGVVKNITEYGAFVDLGGIDGLLHITDMAWRRVRHPSEVVTAGQEITAKILKFDTEKNRVSLGLKQMGDDPWMGVSRRYPSGTRLFGKVTNIADYGAFVELEPGIEGLVHVSEMDWTNKNIAPSKLVSLGDEVEVMVLEIDEDKRRISLGMKQCKANPWQEFAQNTKRGDRVKGPIKSITDFGVFVGLAAGIDGLVHLSDLSWNEAGEAAVRNYKKGQEVEAIVLAVDVDRERISLGIKQLDGDPFTTFVTVNDKGQTVTGKVKTVDARGAEIDLGEDIVGYLRASEISRDRVEDARNVLKEGDEVTAVVVNVDRKTRNIQLSIKAKDMADEQGAMASLSQQSARESAGTTSLGALLRAKLDNSDK; encoded by the coding sequence ATGTCTGAATCTTTTGCCGCCCTTTTTGAAGAGTCGTTGACGCGCACCGAAATGCGCCCAGGCGAAGTCATCACCGCTGAAGTCGTGCGCGTCGAGCACAACTTCGTCGTGGTGAACGCAGGCCTCAAGTCCGAAGCCTACGTGCCCCTGGAAGAGTTCAAGAACGACAAGGGCGAAGTCGAAGTCCAGGTGGGCGATTTCGTCTCCGTGGCCATCGGCTCGATCGAAAACGGTTACGGCGACACCATCCTGTCGCGTGACACCGCCAAGCGCCTGGCTTCGTGGCTGGCGCTGGAAAAGGCCCTGGAATCCGGCGAATTCGTCACCGGCACGACCAGCGGCAAGGTCAAGGGTGGCCTGACGGTGCTGGTCAACGGCATCCGCGCCTTCCTGCCCGGTTCGCTGATCGACACGCGTCCGATCAAGGACCTGACGCCCTACGAAAACAAGACCCTGGAATTCAAGGTCATCAAGCTGGACCGCAAGCGCAACAACGTGGTGTTGTCGCGCCGCGCTGTGGTGGAAGCCTCCATGGGCGAAGAGCGCGCCAAGCTGATGGAAACCCTGAAGGAAGGCTCCATCGTGCAAGGCGTGGTCAAGAACATCACCGAATACGGCGCGTTCGTGGACCTGGGCGGCATCGACGGCCTGCTGCACATCACCGACATGGCATGGCGCCGCGTACGTCACCCCTCGGAAGTGGTGACGGCTGGCCAGGAAATCACGGCCAAGATCCTGAAGTTCGACACCGAAAAGAACCGCGTGTCCCTGGGCCTGAAGCAAATGGGCGACGACCCCTGGATGGGCGTTTCGCGTCGCTATCCTTCGGGCACCCGCCTGTTCGGCAAGGTCACGAACATCGCCGACTACGGCGCGTTCGTGGAACTGGAACCCGGCATCGAAGGCCTGGTCCACGTGTCCGAAATGGACTGGACGAACAAGAACATCGCTCCTTCCAAGCTCGTGTCGCTGGGTGACGAAGTCGAAGTCATGGTCCTCGAGATCGACGAAGACAAGCGCCGCATCAGCCTGGGCATGAAGCAGTGCAAGGCCAACCCCTGGCAAGAGTTCGCCCAGAACACCAAGCGCGGCGACCGCGTGAAGGGCCCGATCAAGTCGATCACCGACTTCGGCGTGTTCGTGGGCCTGGCTGCCGGCATCGACGGCCTGGTGCACCTGTCCGACCTGTCGTGGAACGAGGCTGGTGAAGCCGCTGTCCGCAACTACAAGAAGGGCCAGGAAGTCGAAGCCATCGTGCTGGCCGTGGACGTGGACCGCGAACGCATCTCCCTGGGCATCAAGCAGCTCGACGGCGACCCGTTCACCACGTTCGTGACCGTGAACGACAAGGGCCAGACGGTGACCGGCAAGGTCAAGACCGTGGACGCCCGTGGCGCTGAAATCGACCTCGGCGAAGACATCGTAGGCTACCTGCGCGCTTCGGAAATCTCCCGCGACCGCGTGGAAGATGCCCGCAACGTGCTGAAGGAAGGCGACGAAGTCACGGCCGTGGTGGTGAACGTGGATCGCAAGACCCGCAACATCCAGCTGTCGATCAAGGCCAAGGACATGGCGGACGAGCAAGGCGCCATGGCTTCCCTGTCGCAACAGTCGGCCCGCGAAAGCGCCGGCACGACCAGCCTGGGCGCCCTGCTGCGCGCCAAGCTGGACAACTCCGACAAGTAA
- a CDS encoding integration host factor subunit beta, which produces MTRSDLVEELAARFGQLTQRDAEYAVKTILDAVGDALVRGHRIEIRGFGSFSVNRRPPRMGRNPRSGEAVAIPEKRVPHFKPGKALREAVDARTAQLKDRPENAI; this is translated from the coding sequence ATGACCCGATCTGACCTCGTCGAAGAACTGGCCGCGCGCTTTGGCCAGCTCACGCAGCGCGACGCCGAGTACGCCGTCAAGACCATCCTGGACGCTGTCGGCGACGCCCTGGTGCGCGGACACCGCATCGAGATCCGAGGCTTCGGCAGCTTTTCGGTCAACCGGCGGCCGCCCCGCATGGGCCGCAATCCCCGCAGCGGCGAGGCCGTGGCCATCCCGGAAAAGCGGGTGCCCCATTTCAAGCCGGGCAAGGCCCTGCGCGAGGCCGTTGATGCCCGCACCGCACAGTTGAAGGACAGGCCAGAAAACGCTATTTAA
- a CDS encoding LapA family protein, which translates to MKYLLWLLKAAIFFTLFAFALNNQQDATVHLFFGTHWSAPLVLVVLTAFAAGLIVGVLGMVPRWWKHRNAARRAQSGSPATDAPPPDAGLRAAVPSPASSADPLA; encoded by the coding sequence ATGAAATACCTCCTGTGGCTGCTCAAGGCAGCCATTTTTTTTACGCTTTTCGCTTTCGCGCTGAACAACCAGCAAGACGCCACCGTCCACCTCTTCTTCGGCACGCACTGGAGCGCGCCGCTGGTGCTGGTGGTGCTCACGGCGTTCGCGGCCGGCCTGATCGTCGGGGTGCTGGGCATGGTCCCGCGCTGGTGGAAGCACCGCAATGCCGCGCGCCGCGCACAGTCTGGCTCCCCCGCCACGGACGCCCCGCCGCCTGACGCAGGCCTGCGCGCCGCCGTCCCCTCCCCCGCCTCTTCCGCCGACCCTCTGGCCTGA
- the lapB gene encoding lipopolysaccharide assembly protein LapB: MEFDLSWILLGLPLAFVLGWLASRFDLRQLREENRRAPKAYFKGLNFLLNEQQDQAIDAFIEAVQNDPDTSELHFALGNLFRRRGEYNRAVRVHEHLLSRGDLSRSDRERAQHALALDFLKAGLLDRAEDALRRLEGSPFEGQARLALLAIYERSRDWPQATAIAGKMHGSHQGDFSTRQAHYLCEQALAQAAHGDLPAAQAQLREAIAAAPQAPRAYIELARLQQRMGQPAEALETLLRLEQTAPAALPLAAPLLVEAAQATQRTDAVYDLLRERYAQAPSLDLLESIVAMDAASGQPDAPGREWYVRHLEKEPSLVAAAKWLAGEKLEHEQFHPQIQRALDQAAKPLTRYRCAACGFEARQHFWQCPGCQTWDSYPARRVEEL, encoded by the coding sequence ATGGAATTCGATCTCAGCTGGATCCTTCTGGGCCTGCCCCTGGCCTTCGTCCTCGGGTGGCTGGCCTCCCGCTTCGACCTGCGCCAGTTGCGCGAGGAAAACCGGCGCGCGCCCAAGGCGTATTTCAAGGGGCTGAACTTCCTGCTCAACGAGCAGCAGGACCAGGCCATCGACGCCTTCATCGAAGCCGTGCAGAACGACCCCGACACCTCGGAGCTGCACTTTGCGCTCGGCAACCTGTTCCGGCGCCGGGGCGAGTACAACCGCGCCGTGCGGGTGCACGAGCACCTGCTCTCGCGGGGGGACCTGAGCCGCAGCGACCGCGAACGGGCGCAGCATGCGCTGGCACTCGACTTCCTGAAAGCCGGACTGCTCGACCGGGCCGAGGACGCCTTGCGGCGCCTGGAGGGCAGCCCCTTCGAGGGCCAGGCCCGGCTGGCGCTGCTGGCCATCTACGAGCGCTCACGCGACTGGCCCCAGGCGACCGCCATCGCCGGCAAGATGCACGGCTCACACCAGGGCGACTTCAGCACCCGGCAGGCCCATTACCTGTGCGAGCAGGCCCTGGCCCAGGCGGCACACGGCGACCTGCCCGCGGCGCAAGCCCAGCTGCGCGAGGCCATCGCGGCAGCGCCGCAAGCGCCGCGCGCCTACATCGAACTGGCCCGCCTGCAACAGCGCATGGGCCAGCCGGCCGAAGCGCTGGAAACGCTGCTCAGGCTGGAGCAAACCGCGCCCGCCGCCCTGCCCCTGGCTGCGCCACTGCTGGTGGAAGCCGCCCAGGCCACGCAGCGCACCGACGCGGTGTACGACCTGCTGCGGGAGCGCTACGCCCAGGCCCCGTCGCTCGACCTGCTGGAAAGCATCGTGGCGATGGACGCAGCCTCGGGCCAGCCGGACGCGCCGGGCCGCGAATGGTATGTGCGCCATCTGGAGAAGGAGCCCTCGCTCGTTGCTGCCGCGAAATGGCTGGCTGGCGAAAAGCTCGAACACGAGCAGTTCCATCCCCAGATCCAGCGCGCCCTGGACCAAGCAGCCAAGCCGTTGACGCGCTACCGCTGCGCGGCCTGCGGCTTCGAGGCGCGCCAGCATTTCTGGCAGTGCCCTGGGTGCCAGACCTGGGACAGCTACCCTGCCCGCCGGGTGGAAGAGCTGTAA
- a CDS encoding helix-hairpin-helix domain-containing protein produces MPGPDQFHVSKATQHGLRSTIAAQDKGWVMWKNLLGFIAMLAAATAFAAVDINKASEADLDGIKGIGPSLSGRILAERKKAPFKDWADLIARVQGVGPGSARKFSAEGLTVNGAGFDATQAAAAGAAAQPASR; encoded by the coding sequence TTGCCCGGCCCGGATCAGTTTCACGTCAGCAAGGCAACCCAACATGGCTTGCGCAGCACCATCGCTGCGCAAGACAAGGGGTGGGTCATGTGGAAAAATTTGCTCGGCTTCATCGCCATGCTGGCGGCCGCCACGGCCTTCGCAGCCGTGGACATCAACAAAGCCTCGGAAGCCGACCTGGACGGCATCAAGGGCATCGGGCCGTCGCTGTCAGGCCGCATTCTGGCGGAGAGAAAGAAGGCGCCTTTCAAGGACTGGGCAGACCTGATCGCGCGGGTCCAGGGCGTGGGTCCAGGCTCCGCCCGCAAGTTTTCTGCCGAGGGGCTCACAGTGAACGGTGCTGGCTTCGACGCCACGCAGGCAGCAGCGGCTGGCGCGGCGGCCCAGCCTGCCAGCCGCTAG